The Sphingomonas alpina genome has a segment encoding these proteins:
- a CDS encoding hemerythrin domain-containing protein, with protein sequence MADARIFADLKADHDRHRTLLAQISETSGASEERETLFEAFRVEVSAHAAAEEESLYATMLGNPELRDDARHSVSEHKEIDDYLGELAEIDMATGAWLTKFKEMRHRYEHHIDEEEEEMFPAAAEELSSAEEARLAKVFETRKPKELARAEASPPGSDERD encoded by the coding sequence ATGGCCGACGCCCGTATCTTCGCCGATCTCAAGGCCGATCACGACCGCCACCGCACGCTGCTCGCGCAGATCAGCGAAACCTCCGGCGCGAGCGAGGAGCGCGAGACTCTGTTCGAGGCGTTCCGCGTCGAAGTCTCGGCGCATGCCGCCGCCGAAGAGGAGTCGCTCTATGCGACCATGCTGGGCAACCCGGAGCTGCGCGACGACGCCCGCCACTCGGTCTCCGAGCATAAGGAGATCGACGATTATCTCGGCGAGCTGGCCGAGATCGACATGGCCACCGGCGCATGGCTGACCAAGTTCAAGGAAATGCGCCACCGCTATGAGCATCATATCGACGAGGAAGAGGAAGAAATGTTCCCCGCCGCCGCGGAGGAGCTCAGCAGTGCGGAGGAAGCACGGCTCGCCAAAGTGTTCGAGACGCGCAAGCCGAAGGAGCTGGCCCGCGCCGAAGCCTCGCCGCCGGGTAGCGACGAGCGCGACTGA
- a CDS encoding SO2930 family diheme c-type cytochrome: MNLARRLAIIVSAAAALVILGAAMEDARGVNDAAITGEGYPATLSEFHLFTDMATRAPAARVTPYTLNTPLFSDYAEKQRYLYVPGGKAAAYDPDKVIDLPVGSALVKTFGYQQAGRFKALETRLLLHRASGWVAIPYVWNADGTDAVLKRAGTRIPVTFTDPSGTIRTISYSVPNQNQCKDCHALSGAVTPIGPKIRNLNDGKQLQALLKAGMLDRLPTDAPRLARWDDAAAPLADRARAYLETNCAHCHNPNGAASNSGLYLDWHQADLNARGILKHPVAAGRGSGSNEFDIDPGHPERSILIFRMESADPGIAMPELGRATVHAEAIDLLTRWIAEMPPAGTPADIGVKATRN, encoded by the coding sequence GTGAACCTCGCCCGACGCCTTGCCATAATCGTCTCCGCCGCCGCCGCGCTCGTCATTCTGGGCGCGGCGATGGAGGACGCGCGCGGCGTGAACGACGCGGCGATCACCGGTGAAGGATATCCGGCGACCCTGTCGGAATTCCATCTCTTTACCGACATGGCGACGCGCGCGCCGGCGGCGCGCGTAACGCCCTATACGCTCAATACTCCACTCTTCTCCGACTATGCCGAGAAGCAGCGCTATCTCTATGTCCCGGGCGGCAAGGCCGCCGCCTATGACCCGGACAAGGTCATCGACCTGCCGGTCGGCTCGGCGCTGGTGAAGACGTTCGGCTATCAGCAGGCGGGCAGGTTCAAGGCGCTCGAGACGCGGCTGCTGCTCCACCGTGCGAGCGGCTGGGTGGCGATCCCCTATGTGTGGAATGCGGACGGTACCGATGCAGTGCTGAAGCGCGCCGGCACGCGCATCCCGGTGACCTTCACCGATCCGTCGGGCACCATTCGCACGATCAGCTATTCGGTACCCAACCAAAATCAGTGCAAGGATTGCCACGCGCTGTCGGGCGCGGTCACCCCGATCGGCCCGAAGATCCGCAATCTTAATGACGGCAAGCAGCTTCAGGCCTTGCTCAAGGCCGGGATGCTCGACCGCTTGCCTACGGATGCGCCGCGCCTCGCACGCTGGGACGATGCGGCCGCCCCGCTCGCCGACCGCGCGCGCGCCTATCTCGAAACCAATTGCGCGCATTGCCACAACCCCAATGGCGCGGCATCCAATTCGGGCCTTTATCTCGACTGGCACCAGGCCGATCTGAATGCGCGCGGCATCCTCAAGCACCCGGTAGCGGCGGGACGTGGCAGCGGCAGCAACGAGTTCGACATCGACCCGGGCCATCCCGAACGCTCGATCCTGATCTTCCGCATGGAGAGCGCCGACCCCGGCATCGCCATGCCGGAGCTGGGCCGCGCCACCGTCCATGCCGAGGCGATCGACCTGCTCACACGCTGGATCGCGGAAATGCCACCCGCCGGCACGCCGGCGGATATCGGGGTGAAAGCGACTCGCAACTGA
- a CDS encoding parallel beta-helix domain-containing protein produces MKPILPFAALAIIASPALAKTITVAPGPDAQSRLQGALIEAAPGDVIEIGAGRFDLTDGLSLDVNKVIVRGAGPDKTVLSFKGQLGAGEGLLVTSDDVVLRGFAVEDSKGDGIKTKGADRIVYKNVRVEWTGGPKETNGAYGIYPVESSDVLIDSVIVKGASDAGIYVGQSKRIIVRNSRAEGNVAGIEIENSRNADVYGNTATHNTGGILVFDLPNLPVMGGGDIRVFKNMVVDNDTPNFAPKGNIVATVPTGTGVLVMANDNVHVFDNDLSGNGTANVMIISYPKAFTDKRYNPLPRGIAVGGNRHGKAGFAPQLPGGAQLAAAFGGSLPPILWDGSGDKAGLAVTDKVTVLGLGLALAAPPETAKPAPVDLSTGTAMPQPARVVLPEAMEAAAR; encoded by the coding sequence ATGAAACCTATCCTGCCATTTGCGGCGCTCGCGATCATCGCGTCGCCCGCCCTGGCCAAGACCATCACCGTCGCACCCGGACCCGATGCGCAATCGCGGCTGCAAGGCGCGCTGATCGAAGCGGCGCCCGGCGACGTGATCGAGATCGGTGCGGGGCGCTTCGACCTGACCGACGGCCTGTCGCTTGATGTCAACAAGGTCATTGTGCGCGGCGCCGGGCCGGACAAGACGGTGCTGAGCTTCAAGGGGCAATTGGGTGCGGGCGAAGGCCTGCTCGTGACCTCCGACGATGTCGTGCTGCGCGGCTTCGCGGTCGAGGATTCGAAGGGCGACGGGATCAAGACCAAGGGCGCCGACCGCATCGTCTACAAGAATGTCCGCGTCGAATGGACCGGCGGGCCGAAGGAAACCAACGGCGCCTATGGCATCTATCCGGTCGAGAGCAGCGACGTGCTGATCGATTCGGTCATTGTGAAGGGCGCGTCCGATGCGGGCATCTATGTCGGCCAGTCGAAGCGGATCATCGTGCGCAATTCGCGCGCCGAGGGCAATGTCGCCGGGATCGAGATCGAGAACAGCCGCAACGCCGATGTCTATGGCAACACCGCGACGCACAATACCGGCGGCATCCTGGTATTCGACCTGCCCAATCTGCCGGTGATGGGCGGCGGCGACATCCGCGTGTTCAAGAATATGGTGGTCGACAACGACACGCCCAATTTCGCGCCCAAGGGCAATATCGTCGCCACGGTGCCGACCGGCACCGGCGTGCTGGTGATGGCCAACGACAATGTCCATGTCTTCGACAATGACCTGTCGGGCAACGGCACCGCGAACGTGATGATCATCAGCTACCCCAAGGCCTTTACCGACAAGCGCTACAACCCGCTGCCGCGCGGCATCGCGGTCGGCGGTAATCGCCACGGCAAGGCCGGCTTCGCTCCGCAATTGCCGGGCGGCGCTCAACTTGCCGCGGCGTTCGGCGGGTCGCTGCCGCCGATCCTGTGGGACGGCTCCGGCGACAAGGCCGGGCTGGCCGTGACCGACAAGGTCACAGTGCTTGGCCTGGGCCTTGCGCTCGCCGCACCGCCGGAGACGGCCAAGCCGGCGCCGGTCGATCTGTCCACGGGCACAGCGATGCCGCAACCCGCCAGGGTCGTGTTGCCCGAGGCGATGGAGGCCGCTGCCCGGTGA
- a CDS encoding putative DNA modification/repair radical SAM protein: MAQLDIQQKLEILADAAKYDASCASSGTVKRSSRDGKGLGSTDGGMGICHAYAPDGRCISLLKILLTNSCIFDCHYCINRKSSNVRRARFTADEVVQLTLAFYRRNYIEGLFLSSGIIRSSNYTMEQIVEVARSLREDHHFRGYIHLKTIPDADPELVHQAGLHADRVSINVELPTASGLRRLAPEKSESRIEGAMTEMKSAIIDTADATRKYRSAPTFAPAGQSTQMIVGADAATDGDIVRKASTLYDRFGLRRVYYSAFSPIPDASAILPLQRPPLMREHRLYQSDWLMRFYGYGANEVVAAADAETGMLPLDIDPKLAWALKFRGAFPVDVNKGPREMLLRVPGLGTKAVDAILAARRWRRLRLEDVARLTVSVVKVRPFLIAEGWRPGALTDLAGLKTILTPKPKQMELFI, encoded by the coding sequence ATGGCCCAGCTCGATATTCAGCAAAAGCTCGAAATCCTCGCCGATGCGGCCAAATATGATGCGTCCTGCGCTTCGTCGGGTACGGTCAAGCGCAGTTCGCGCGACGGCAAGGGGTTGGGGTCGACCGATGGCGGAATGGGCATCTGCCATGCCTATGCTCCCGACGGACGCTGCATCAGCCTGCTCAAGATCCTGCTGACCAACAGCTGTATCTTCGACTGCCATTATTGCATCAATCGCAAGAGCAGCAATGTGCGCCGCGCACGCTTCACCGCCGACGAAGTGGTGCAGCTCACCCTCGCTTTCTACCGGCGCAATTATATCGAAGGGCTGTTCCTTTCCTCGGGCATCATCCGCTCCTCCAACTATACCATGGAGCAGATCGTCGAGGTCGCGCGGAGCTTGCGCGAAGACCATCATTTCCGTGGCTATATCCATTTGAAGACCATCCCCGACGCCGATCCCGAGCTGGTGCATCAGGCGGGACTCCATGCCGACCGCGTGTCGATCAATGTCGAGCTGCCGACCGCGAGCGGGCTCAGACGGCTTGCGCCGGAGAAATCCGAGAGCCGGATCGAAGGCGCGATGACCGAGATGAAGTCGGCGATCATCGATACCGCTGACGCGACCCGAAAATACCGCTCCGCGCCGACATTCGCACCGGCCGGGCAATCGACCCAGATGATCGTCGGCGCGGACGCCGCGACCGACGGCGATATCGTGCGCAAGGCGTCGACTCTCTACGATCGCTTCGGACTCAGGCGGGTCTATTATTCCGCCTTCTCGCCGATCCCCGATGCCAGCGCGATCCTGCCGCTGCAGCGCCCGCCGCTGATGCGCGAACACCGGCTCTATCAGTCGGACTGGCTGATGCGTTTCTATGGCTATGGCGCGAATGAAGTCGTCGCGGCGGCCGATGCCGAAACCGGCATGCTGCCGCTCGACATCGATCCAAAGCTTGCCTGGGCGCTGAAGTTCCGCGGCGCCTTTCCGGTCGATGTGAACAAGGGGCCGCGCGAAATGCTGCTGCGCGTTCCCGGGCTCGGGACCAAGGCAGTCGATGCGATCCTTGCCGCGCGGCGCTGGCGGCGGTTGCGGCTTGAGGATGTCGCCCGGCTGACCGTATCGGTGGTGAAGGTGCGGCCCTTTCTGATCGCGGAGGGCTGGCGGCCCGGCGCATTGACCGACCTGGCGGGGCTGAAGACCATTCTTACGCCCAAGCCGAAACAAATGGAGCTTTTCATCTGA
- a CDS encoding RNB domain-containing ribonuclease translates to MPIGGVARSMMKALADPDNALAHGLATIRDQFQVPDAFPAPVLAAAEIAAARAPAQHVDRTDRRFVTLDPAASTDLDQAFAIEPSGADLLLHYAIADVAWFVDDGDALDTEAWQRGTTRYLPDGKAGLYPPILAEGAASLLPTGPRPAVIFTVRVAPDGGVRLDGAERAIIRSAAKLAYDSVRDSDLPAGFAELAGRIQAAEDRRGAARVDPPEQEVAALGDGTYQLAFRPLLESENRNAAMSLATNMAIADALQAHHTGLFRVMAEPDARAVKRLRHTASAFGLTWPDAMPLTEYERTLDAIDPRQAAFMLAIRRAGMGASYVPYRDGVVPWHAAMAATYAHATAPLRRLADRYVVRATLAIANGQTVPDVVTEAFTRLPQVMARADALSGRIDRAVIDLAEAVMLHGQEGQVFPAVVTDVTDHGARMQLRDLPVVANVSAHNVTPGDALRVRLTAADREQRTLSFERIN, encoded by the coding sequence ATGCCCATCGGCGGTGTAGCACGGTCAATGATGAAGGCGCTCGCCGATCCCGACAATGCTCTCGCCCATGGCCTGGCGACGATCCGCGACCAGTTTCAGGTGCCGGACGCCTTCCCCGCTCCTGTCCTGGCCGCCGCTGAAATCGCCGCGGCCCGCGCGCCTGCCCAGCATGTCGATCGCACCGACCGGCGCTTCGTCACGCTCGACCCTGCCGCCTCGACCGATCTCGACCAGGCCTTTGCAATCGAGCCGAGTGGCGCCGACCTGCTGCTCCACTACGCGATCGCCGATGTCGCCTGGTTCGTCGACGACGGCGACGCGCTCGACACCGAGGCGTGGCAGCGCGGTACGACGCGTTATCTGCCCGACGGCAAGGCCGGACTTTATCCACCGATACTCGCGGAAGGCGCCGCCAGCCTGCTCCCCACCGGCCCGCGCCCGGCGGTGATCTTCACCGTGCGCGTCGCCCCCGACGGCGGCGTCCGCCTCGACGGCGCCGAGCGCGCAATCATCCGCAGTGCGGCCAAGCTCGCCTATGACAGCGTGCGCGACAGCGACCTGCCGGCCGGCTTTGCCGAGCTGGCGGGGCGTATCCAGGCGGCCGAGGACCGGCGCGGCGCAGCGCGGGTCGACCCACCCGAACAGGAAGTCGCCGCGCTCGGCGACGGCACCTATCAACTCGCCTTTCGCCCGCTGCTCGAATCGGAGAATCGCAACGCCGCCATGTCGCTGGCGACCAACATGGCGATCGCCGACGCGCTGCAGGCGCATCATACCGGGCTGTTCCGGGTCATGGCCGAACCCGATGCGCGCGCAGTCAAGCGGCTGCGCCATACCGCCAGTGCGTTCGGCCTGACCTGGCCCGACGCCATGCCGCTCACCGAGTATGAGCGCACGCTCGATGCGATCGATCCGCGCCAGGCGGCCTTCATGCTGGCGATTCGCCGCGCCGGCATGGGGGCGTCCTATGTCCCGTACCGCGACGGCGTGGTGCCCTGGCATGCGGCGATGGCTGCGACCTATGCCCATGCCACAGCCCCGCTGCGCCGGCTTGCCGACCGCTATGTGGTGCGCGCCACGCTGGCGATCGCGAATGGCCAGACGGTGCCGGATGTCGTGACCGAGGCATTCACGCGCCTGCCCCAGGTGATGGCCCGCGCCGATGCGTTGAGCGGGCGGATCGACCGTGCCGTGATCGACCTGGCCGAGGCCGTCATGCTGCACGGCCAGGAAGGGCAGGTCTTCCCGGCGGTGGTCACCGACGTGACCGATCACGGCGCGCGCATGCAGCTGCGCGACCTGCCCGTGGTCGCCAATGTCAGCGCGCATAATGTGACACCGGGCGACGCGCTGCGCGTCCGGCTGACGGCGGCCGACCGGGAACAGCGCACGCTTTCGTTCGAGCGGATCAACTAA
- a CDS encoding carboxymuconolactone decarboxylase family protein — protein MAPRIKNPFKFIPDGLKAMMAVEASIAASGLEHSLLELVKMRASQINGCAYCIHMHATDARAHGETEMRLYMLNAWRESPLYNDRERAALAWTEALTHVADTGAPDADYALVSAQFSEEEQVQLTLLIGSINLWNRLQIGLRAVHPVDAARAAA, from the coding sequence ATGGCCCCGCGTATCAAGAACCCGTTCAAGTTCATTCCCGACGGCCTCAAGGCAATGATGGCGGTGGAAGCGAGCATCGCGGCCAGCGGGCTGGAGCACAGCTTGCTGGAACTGGTGAAGATGCGCGCGTCGCAGATCAATGGCTGCGCCTATTGCATCCATATGCACGCGACCGATGCGCGGGCGCATGGCGAGACCGAGATGCGGCTCTACATGCTCAACGCGTGGCGCGAATCGCCGCTCTACAATGATCGCGAACGCGCCGCGCTGGCCTGGACCGAGGCACTGACTCATGTCGCCGATACCGGCGCGCCGGATGCCGATTATGCGCTGGTCAGCGCGCAGTTCAGCGAGGAGGAGCAAGTCCAGCTCACCTTGCTGATCGGGTCGATCAACCTGTGGAACCGGCTGCAGATCGGCCTGCGCGCCGTTCATCCGGTGGATGCGGCGCGTGCTGCAGCCTGA
- a CDS encoding sigma-70 family RNA polymerase sigma factor, protein MRRVLQPEESTRIFEAQRPRLLRLAYRMLGSFSEAEDVVQDAWLRWQRADVAVETPAAFLSRIVTRLCLDVIKSARVRRETYIGEWLPEPLLDTAGEEPADDLTMTLMMALERLSPLERAAFLLHDVFGVALNEVAATLDRDAGAVRQLAVRARKHVHDARPRFPVEQEEADRIAEAFFAASRSGDTQMLKTLLADNVVLQADGGGRVLSFRNPIVGVDRMLRLFAGLHRKFGEHGMVMIRPVWIDGLPGYVSSERGEVLQTTALEIEDGRITGIYIMRNPDKLKHVELALAVEAPAGQPH, encoded by the coding sequence ATGCGGCGCGTGCTGCAGCCTGAGGAGTCGACCCGCATTTTCGAGGCGCAGCGGCCGCGGCTGCTGCGCCTCGCCTACCGCATGCTCGGCTCGTTCAGCGAAGCGGAGGATGTGGTGCAGGATGCGTGGCTGCGCTGGCAACGCGCCGATGTCGCGGTGGAAACGCCCGCTGCCTTCCTGTCGCGCATCGTCACGCGGCTGTGCCTCGACGTGATCAAATCGGCCCGCGTGCGGCGCGAAACCTATATCGGCGAATGGCTGCCCGAGCCATTGCTCGATACCGCCGGGGAAGAGCCGGCCGATGACCTCACCATGACCTTGATGATGGCGCTCGAACGCCTGTCGCCGCTGGAGCGGGCGGCGTTCCTGCTCCACGATGTGTTCGGCGTGGCGCTGAACGAAGTCGCGGCGACGCTCGACCGCGATGCAGGCGCGGTGCGGCAGCTGGCGGTCCGGGCGCGCAAGCATGTCCATGACGCACGGCCGCGCTTTCCGGTCGAACAGGAAGAAGCGGACCGGATTGCCGAGGCCTTTTTCGCGGCGTCGCGCAGCGGCGATACCCAAATGCTGAAGACATTGCTGGCCGACAATGTCGTGCTGCAGGCCGATGGCGGCGGCCGAGTGTTGTCGTTCCGCAACCCGATCGTCGGGGTCGACCGCATGCTGCGGCTGTTCGCCGGCCTGCATCGCAAGTTCGGCGAGCATGGGATGGTGATGATCCGCCCGGTGTGGATCGACGGCTTGCCCGGCTATGTCAGTTCCGAACGCGGGGAAGTCCTGCAGACCACCGCGCTGGAGATCGAGGATGGGCGCATCACCGGCATCTATATCATGCGCAACCCCGACAAGCTGAAACATGTCGAACTGGCCCTGGCCGTCGAAGCACCGGCCGGACAGCCGCATTGA
- a CDS encoding thioredoxin domain-containing protein codes for MKFRLAIAVLPLIALAGCGGGDSAGNSNAPAKPVAAVPAPAGQNWAETSAQTPEGGYRLGNPNAPIKLVEYGSRTCPTCGQFGREGMEPLIKNYVSTGKVSYEFRDFLVHGAPDLAAALLGTCGGAQPFFPLLEQMYQNQSDYLDKLQKISPEAQAKFASMKPNEVATALAEQMGLIDFVKQRGIPEAKARACLNDQAKLEAAAKLSDDAAGSGTVTGTPTFLINDKKVDAVSWSQLEPALKGAGG; via the coding sequence ATGAAGTTCCGTCTCGCAATCGCCGTCCTGCCCTTGATCGCTCTCGCCGGTTGCGGCGGTGGAGACAGCGCCGGCAACAGCAATGCGCCCGCCAAGCCGGTTGCCGCCGTCCCGGCGCCCGCCGGGCAGAACTGGGCCGAGACATCGGCTCAGACACCTGAGGGCGGGTATCGCCTGGGCAATCCCAACGCGCCGATCAAGCTGGTCGAATATGGCTCGCGCACCTGCCCGACCTGCGGCCAGTTCGGCCGTGAGGGCATGGAGCCGCTGATCAAGAATTATGTGTCGACCGGCAAGGTCAGCTATGAATTCCGCGATTTCCTGGTCCATGGCGCACCCGATCTCGCCGCCGCCCTGCTCGGCACCTGCGGCGGCGCACAGCCCTTCTTCCCGCTGCTCGAGCAGATGTATCAGAATCAAAGCGATTATCTCGACAAGCTGCAGAAGATTTCGCCCGAAGCGCAGGCGAAGTTCGCGAGCATGAAACCCAATGAAGTGGCGACGGCGCTCGCCGAGCAGATGGGCCTGATCGATTTCGTCAAGCAGCGCGGCATCCCCGAGGCCAAGGCGCGCGCTTGCCTCAACGACCAGGCCAAGCTGGAAGCGGCGGCCAAGCTGAGCGACGACGCCGCGGGATCGGGCACCGTCACCGGCACGCCGACCTTCCTGATCAACGACAAGAAGGTCGACGCAGTGAGCTGGTCCCAGCTCGAGCCGGCGCTGAAGGGCGCGGGCGGCTGA
- a CDS encoding DsbA family protein, whose product MIALFLAPLLIGAAPAPRDWSKTVTQTSSGAFVVGNPKAKVKLIEYLSYTCPHCGHFSAQSAGVLKGKYVRSGSTSVELRHAIRDKLDMAATIIARCTGPAGFFAATDAMFASQEDWLVRGMQFDRVNAGRMGLYPENARLRALADGAGLTDIGRARGLSDAALDACFANEADTLKVVVMADAAWTAIRAAAPNDGGTPSFVVNGKPYPHADWAALDKVLQAAGAR is encoded by the coding sequence ATGATCGCCTTATTTCTGGCCCCGCTGCTGATCGGCGCGGCCCCCGCCCCGCGCGACTGGTCCAAAACCGTGACTCAGACGAGCAGCGGCGCGTTCGTCGTCGGCAATCCCAAGGCGAAGGTGAAGCTGATCGAATATCTCAGCTATACCTGCCCGCACTGCGGGCATTTCTCCGCCCAATCGGCAGGCGTTCTCAAGGGCAAATATGTCCGTTCGGGCTCGACCAGCGTCGAGCTGCGCCACGCAATCCGCGACAAGCTCGATATGGCCGCGACGATCATCGCGCGCTGCACTGGCCCTGCGGGCTTTTTCGCGGCGACCGATGCGATGTTCGCGAGCCAGGAGGACTGGCTGGTGCGCGGAATGCAATTCGATCGCGTCAATGCCGGGCGGATGGGGCTCTATCCGGAAAATGCCCGGCTGCGCGCGCTGGCCGACGGGGCCGGGCTGACCGATATCGGCCGCGCCAGAGGATTGAGCGACGCGGCGCTCGATGCCTGTTTTGCGAATGAGGCGGACACGCTCAAGGTCGTGGTAATGGCCGACGCGGCCTGGACCGCGATTCGTGCCGCCGCGCCGAACGATGGCGGCACCCCGAGCTTCGTCGTCAACGGCAAGCCCTATCCGCACGCCGACTGGGCTGCGCTGGACAAGGTTCTGCAGGCGGCGGGTGCGCGCTGA
- a CDS encoding DUF721 domain-containing protein: MRDAMSKRGVPAPDTQSPSPAARGGRARAVSELLPDAGRAAFRRFGFVQSAVVSRWAEIVGARYAGVSAPESIRFPQGKRSEGTLNLVVRGAHGTMMQHIAPEIIERVNRFFGYAAVARVQMRQGDVPAPRPRAAPPSLKPIPVELGASLRTIADPELKAVLEALAAGVAATRGPPIVASPVKGSGDE, encoded by the coding sequence ATGAGAGACGCAATGAGCAAACGTGGCGTTCCTGCCCCCGATACCCAATCACCGAGTCCAGCGGCACGTGGCGGTCGCGCGCGCGCGGTGTCCGAGCTGTTGCCGGACGCCGGCCGTGCCGCGTTTCGTCGCTTCGGCTTCGTGCAGAGCGCAGTGGTGAGCCGCTGGGCCGAGATCGTCGGCGCGCGCTATGCCGGGGTGTCCGCGCCCGAATCGATCCGCTTTCCACAAGGAAAAAGATCCGAAGGCACGCTCAACCTGGTGGTACGCGGCGCGCATGGCACGATGATGCAGCATATCGCGCCCGAGATCATCGAACGGGTCAATCGCTTCTTCGGCTATGCCGCGGTCGCGCGAGTGCAGATGCGCCAGGGCGATGTCCCCGCGCCACGCCCGCGCGCGGCGCCGCCATCGCTGAAACCGATCCCGGTCGAGCTTGGCGCAAGCCTGCGCACCATCGCCGATCCGGAATTGAAAGCGGTGCTCGAAGCATTGGCGGCAGGCGTCGCCGCGACCAGGGGACCGCCGATCGTGGCAAGCCCAGTCAAGGGGAGTGGAGACGAGTGA
- a CDS encoding A/G-specific adenine glycosylase: protein MLAWYDVHARDLPWRAPPGAPFADPYRVWLSEIMLQQTNVATVRPKFEHFTARWPDFASLAAADEAELMTAWAGLGYYARARNLVACARTVVERHGGAFPGNEDELRALPGIGAYTAAAIASIAFGERAVVVDGNVERVVSRLFAIDEPLPGARAAIRAATDSITPETRAGDFAQAMMDLGSSICTPRNPKCLVCPLSDRCAAFAHGQPDAYPVKPARTARPERFGTIFWAERDGKVLLVRRPPRGLLGGMRALPTGPWSESPPGLADPPLTAGWRMLDTSVVHVFTHFRLQLSLAVARVREHSNAGEWWPVGDIESAGLPTVFAKAAAEVRRAT, encoded by the coding sequence TTGCTTGCCTGGTATGATGTCCATGCCCGCGACCTGCCCTGGCGCGCACCACCGGGGGCACCTTTTGCCGATCCGTATCGCGTCTGGCTGTCGGAGATCATGCTGCAGCAGACCAATGTCGCGACGGTGCGGCCGAAATTCGAGCATTTCACCGCGCGCTGGCCCGATTTCGCGAGTCTCGCCGCCGCCGATGAAGCCGAACTGATGACCGCCTGGGCCGGGCTTGGCTATTATGCGCGCGCGCGCAATCTGGTCGCGTGCGCACGCACCGTGGTCGAGCGGCATGGCGGCGCCTTCCCCGGGAATGAAGATGAATTGCGCGCTCTGCCTGGCATTGGCGCCTATACCGCCGCCGCCATCGCCAGCATCGCCTTTGGCGAACGCGCCGTGGTCGTGGACGGCAATGTCGAGCGCGTTGTGTCGCGTCTGTTCGCAATCGATGAGCCGCTGCCGGGCGCCCGCGCCGCGATCCGCGCCGCCACTGATTCGATCACGCCCGAGACGCGGGCAGGGGATTTCGCCCAGGCGATGATGGACCTGGGATCGTCGATCTGCACGCCGCGCAACCCGAAATGCCTGGTGTGTCCGCTCAGCGATCGATGCGCGGCGTTCGCGCACGGCCAGCCCGATGCCTATCCGGTCAAGCCGGCCCGGACTGCCAGGCCGGAGCGCTTCGGCACGATCTTCTGGGCGGAACGGGATGGCAAGGTGCTGCTGGTGCGCCGTCCGCCGCGCGGCCTGCTTGGCGGGATGCGCGCACTGCCCACCGGCCCGTGGTCGGAATCGCCTCCCGGCCTTGCCGATCCGCCGCTCACCGCCGGCTGGCGCATGCTCGACACGAGCGTCGTCCATGTCTTCACGCATTTTCGGCTCCAACTCTCCCTTGCGGTGGCGCGCGTGCGGGAGCATTCGAACGCTGGCGAATGGTGGCCGGTGGGGGATATCGAGTCGGCAGGTCTGCCGACGGTCTTCGCCAAAGCAGCGGCCGAGGTCAGGAGAGCGACATGA